The genomic stretch GCAAGCCCTGCGTAATGCCCATATGCACGCCCCACAGCGCCACGCCTGCGACGACCACGCTCCAGTGAGCGGACAGGCCGAGCACCACATCGGCGGCAATCAATACCACCAGCCCAAGCGCGAGCAGCTTCGTGTGGCTCATGCGGTCAGAGAGCGTGCCGAACGGATACGCCGCCAGCGCATAGACGATGTTCATCGCCACCATGACCAGCGGCACCAGCGCCAGAGGAATGCCGCCTTGCTGTGCCCGCAGCACCAGGAACGCTTCGGAAAACCGCGCGAGCGTGAAGACCGCGCCGATCATCACCACCCACCAGTACGCGCTGTTCAGCCGCTGCAGATTGTCGCGGCGGATCGGGTTGGTGCGGCGGGCACCGTTGTGGGTTTCGGGCTCGCGCAGGCCGAACATCAGCAGCGCAACAGAGAGCAGCCCTGGCACCACGGCCACCCAGAACACGGCGCGAAAATCATCCGCCCACAGCAGCATCAGACCCACCGCCAGAAGCGGCCCCAGAAATGCACCCACGGTATCGAGCGACTGCCGCAGCCCGAAGGCCGCGCCGCGCAACGCGGACGGGGCAATGTCGGCGACCAGCGCATCACGCGGTGCCCCGCGGATGCCCTTGCCGACGCGGTCCAGCAGGCGCGCCGTCAGCACAATGCCAACCGTGGGCGCGATGGCGAACAGCGGTTTGGACAGCGCGCCCAGCGCATAGCCGAACACCGCCAGGCCCTTGCGCTTGCCAAGGTAGTCGCTGAGCGTGCCGGAGAATATCTTGACGATGAGTGCAGTCGATTCTCCCAGGCCCTCGATCACCCCGACCGACAGGGCGCTTGCGCCCAGCGCCGACACCATGAACAACGGCAGCAGGCTGTGGATCATCTCGGAGGCGATGTCCATCAGCAGGCTGACGCAACCGAGCACCCAGATGCCGGCGGGCATCTGGCGCAGGCCGCCGGGCGGCTGGGTGTCGGTTGGAGGGGATGCCAAGATCGGCTGCGATCGCCCGGCGGCAAGCCTCAGGCGAACGGCGCAAACAGCCCGTTGAGCTTGGCTCCACTGGCGGCATCGCGCGCAAAGTTGAACGTCCCGGCGGTGCGCAGTTCTTCCGCCGCCCGCATGAATGCACCCATGGCTACGCGTGCCAGCGTCGCGCCTACGCTGATGCGCTTGACGCCCAATTCGGTCAACTCGGCCACGCTCAAGTTGCCGTCGGCAAAACCCATCAGCACGTTGAGCGGGCGGTCGATCTCGCGCAGCACGGTGGCGATCTCGTCGCGTGTTTTCAGGCCGGGGGCGTACAGCACGTCGGCGCCGGCGTCCTGGAAGGCCTGCAGGCGGCGGATCGTGTCGGCCAGGTCGTTGCGACCGTGCAGGTGGTTTTCGGCGCGCGCGGTGAGCGTGAACGGAAACGGCAACGCGCGCGCAGCCTCCACCGCAGCGCGCACGCGGTCGACCGAAGCCTCCAGCGAATAGATGGGCGCATCTGCGCGCCCCGTCGCGTCTTCAATCGAGCCGCCGACGATGCCGGTGGCGCCTGCCAGGCGGATGGTCTCTGCCACGGTTTCCGGCGCATCGCCAAAGCCGTTTTCCAGATCGGCAGCCATGGGCACATCCGTGGCGGCCGCCAAGTCAGC from Ralstonia pickettii encodes the following:
- a CDS encoding MFS transporter — translated: MPAGIWVLGCVSLLMDIASEMIHSLLPLFMVSALGASALSVGVIEGLGESTALIVKIFSGTLSDYLGKRKGLAVFGYALGALSKPLFAIAPTVGIVLTARLLDRVGKGIRGAPRDALVADIAPSALRGAAFGLRQSLDTVGAFLGPLLAVGLMLLWADDFRAVFWVAVVPGLLSVALLMFGLREPETHNGARRTNPIRRDNLQRLNSAYWWVVMIGAVFTLARFSEAFLVLRAQQGGIPLALVPLVMVAMNIVYALAAYPFGTLSDRMSHTKLLALGLVVLIAADVVLGLSAHWSVVVAGVALWGVHMGITQGLLATMVADTAPADLRGTAYGMFNLVSGLAMLAASVLAGLLWDKLGAAATFHAGAVFCVLALGLLAMRGKSSGIT
- a CDS encoding isocitrate lyase/PEP mutase family protein → MPTQIEKARAFRALHERSGTFVIPNPWDPGSARLLASLGFEALTSTSAGFAFSRGLPDYGVGRDTILAHVADLAAATDVPMAADLENGFGDAPETVAETIRLAGATGIVGGSIEDATGRADAPIYSLEASVDRVRAAVEAARALPFPFTLTARAENHLHGRNDLADTIRRLQAFQDAGADVLYAPGLKTRDEIATVLREIDRPLNVLMGFADGNLSVAELTELGVKRISVGATLARVAMGAFMRAAEELRTAGTFNFARDAASGAKLNGLFAPFA